A single region of the Acidobacteriota bacterium genome encodes:
- a CDS encoding succinylglutamate desuccinylase/aspartoacylase family protein, with translation MFAQTLVTTQSPPKFQRVIGTYGGTSPGPMVICIGGIHGNEPAGVHALKRVMHRLTETRPSFRGEIVALSGNLNALNSECRFFSKDLNRQWTSAKIQSAKNAIHPGELDSEDHELLELLAELDKAIARKQGPVLVFDMHTTSAEGAPFALISDTLENRRLAMALRVPLILGLEESIEGTILNHINELGYDAIGFEAGQHTAYTSVDNHEAAVWILLEAIGCISKDQITDYDQFQKRLKRASNGVPPVLELHYRHGITEEDQFMMWPGFTNFQPVRVGQILARDRKGLIYSSENCRIFMPLYQKQGNDGFFTVREIKPFWLKVSNSLRKAKADRLLPWLPGVSAHPTQPETYILDQRITRWYVIEICHLLGYRIHSEHTEHTITVSRRKQTENSEVVKE, from the coding sequence GTGTTCGCCCAAACACTTGTCACCACCCAATCTCCCCCAAAATTTCAACGAGTCATCGGTACCTATGGTGGAACCTCACCCGGACCAATGGTGATTTGTATTGGCGGCATCCACGGAAACGAACCCGCCGGAGTTCACGCCTTAAAACGTGTCATGCACCGGCTCACTGAAACCCGGCCTTCGTTTCGAGGTGAGATTGTCGCGTTGTCAGGAAATCTGAATGCCTTAAATTCCGAGTGTCGGTTTTTCAGCAAAGATCTCAATCGGCAATGGACCAGCGCCAAAATTCAATCAGCCAAAAACGCAATCCACCCTGGTGAACTGGACTCAGAAGATCATGAATTGCTGGAATTGCTCGCGGAATTGGACAAAGCCATTGCCCGCAAACAAGGCCCGGTGCTGGTGTTTGATATGCACACCACTTCGGCTGAGGGAGCACCATTTGCCTTGATCAGTGACACATTGGAAAACCGACGCCTTGCCATGGCGCTGAGAGTGCCACTGATTTTGGGCCTTGAAGAATCCATCGAAGGCACGATTCTCAACCACATCAATGAACTCGGCTATGACGCTATCGGGTTTGAAGCCGGTCAACACACGGCGTACACCTCGGTTGATAATCACGAAGCAGCGGTCTGGATCCTCCTTGAAGCCATCGGATGTATTTCAAAAGATCAAATCACGGACTATGATCAATTCCAAAAGCGGTTAAAGCGGGCGTCAAATGGCGTTCCCCCGGTGCTGGAATTACACTATCGGCATGGTATCACCGAAGAAGATCAGTTTATGATGTGGCCTGGCTTTACCAATTTTCAACCTGTCCGGGTTGGTCAAATTCTGGCGCGAGATCGCAAAGGGTTGATTTATTCCTCTGAAAACTGCCGCATTTTTATGCCGCTCTATCAAAAACAGGGTAATGACGGCTTTTTCACAGTTCGCGAAATTAAACCCTTCTGGCTCAAAGTTTCCAATTCGCTCCGAAAAGCAAAGGCTGATCGCCTGCTCCCCTGGCTCCCCGGAGTCAGTGCCCACCCCACCCAACCTGAAACATACATTTTGGACCAGCGAATTACCCGCTGGTATGTCATTGAAATTTGCCACCTTCTCGGGTATCGAATTCATTCTGAGCACACAGAACACACCATAACCGTCAGCCGGCGCAAACAAACTGAAAACAGCGAAGTCGTGAAAGAGTGA
- a CDS encoding CHAT domain-containing protein, with protein MSAQTRSQLVPLGKECDVTALTPPASKTIEIQLTAGQFFKAVVEQCALDVAVVLYSPEGTILAEVDSPNGGFGLEVVSWIAAQDGTYRLEAKALDATAQPGKICYQVLDLREKIPADVTRLEIQSKLQIAIKSWNQQTQESQAIAIQTSQSGLKLAELLNDPVDRAQCLTYLGDFYYATNRQKLVVEMYDRAVSDWEKAGLAAERARLHPLLAQLYYILRDSEKALVHSNHAVQLLSPNGNQESFAQVLNLLGNISADQGKNQDALAQYEQALAIYQKLGNRVAEGILLVNIGERFISSGDTQTGLKYLNQALPLLQKLEDHTFEANTRNSLGRVYLLQGKFQPALDELKLALTLATQTTNVGMQSIILTNIGNLYRLIGEPTKALTTLNQALELSQAAGDRRQSAGALLALARVHQTAQNWSLTRSVCAQALELIKQVGVKHLEAEVCQIIAIVDDSEGNIAAAQEQYQKALTIRQAIDDRIGTGNTLINLAGIQTKLGNPQKALEYQQQALEVFTQIEDSQGQVRAFMALAQTQARIGDTQTAITSLEQALSRIEALRSSIADIENRASFFTTVQGTFKLYIHLLMQRGIGHRNSEAIAKAFEANETSRARGLLDLLAAAQAKINVGVEPKLIVQEEAIRQKMVDQSAYLSRLLNQTKPDLQKIGIVRAEIHRLNNEYRGLEEKIREKHTRYAELTQPMPISVKVLQQQILDSETTLVEYCLGEEGSYAWVITQTEIQAFRLPKQGDIEAQARAFCQALSFQPGRTRELKLANITPIKTSLTKAGKELSEAILSPILPVLKTRRVLLVADGALHFVPFSALPLEDTAQSTQQKSGKASPLRMLERYEIVNLPSASILATLLSESHPQNPTHKQLAIWADPVFSALDPRLNQTKRENQPATSIRPRNQGSLVNQKDPLLLDESPIWNELKEIEIPRLPGTQTEVQFLKRLIPASNLFVASGFQANRQTLMETDLSQFQIVHLATHGYVNSEHPENSGLIFALRNEQGEKINGFLPLADVYQLKLNADLVVLSACETGLGKVLLGEGLVGMTRGFMYAGTRRVVVSLWSVSDRGTAELMKRFYRRMLTRRESPSVALRGAQLELLHYTKYKSPFYWAPFVIQGDYR; from the coding sequence GTGTCAGCCCAGACCCGGTCCCAGCTTGTGCCATTGGGAAAGGAATGTGACGTTACTGCGTTGACACCACCAGCCTCCAAAACCATTGAAATCCAGCTTACAGCCGGTCAGTTTTTCAAAGCGGTGGTTGAACAATGTGCCCTGGATGTCGCCGTGGTGCTGTATTCACCGGAAGGAACAATCCTGGCTGAAGTTGATAGTCCAAATGGGGGGTTTGGACTTGAAGTTGTGAGCTGGATTGCAGCGCAGGACGGGACCTATCGGCTTGAAGCTAAAGCATTGGACGCCACCGCTCAACCTGGGAAGATCTGTTATCAGGTACTTGATTTGCGCGAGAAAATTCCGGCTGATGTCACACGACTTGAAATCCAATCAAAACTCCAGATTGCAATCAAAAGCTGGAATCAACAAACCCAGGAAAGTCAGGCGATAGCCATCCAAACCAGCCAGTCAGGCTTGAAACTCGCCGAACTCCTCAATGACCCGGTTGATCGGGCTCAGTGCCTGACTTATCTCGGTGATTTTTACTATGCGACCAATCGTCAGAAACTGGTGGTTGAGATGTATGATCGGGCCGTTTCAGATTGGGAAAAAGCCGGGCTGGCAGCAGAACGAGCCCGATTGCATCCACTTTTGGCACAGCTTTATTATATTTTGAGAGATTCTGAAAAAGCGCTGGTTCATTCAAACCACGCCGTGCAGTTATTGAGCCCAAACGGCAACCAGGAATCATTTGCCCAGGTTCTCAACCTTCTTGGAAATATTTCAGCCGACCAGGGGAAAAATCAGGACGCGCTGGCTCAGTATGAACAGGCGCTCGCAATCTATCAGAAGCTTGGAAATCGAGTCGCGGAAGGCATTTTATTGGTGAATATCGGCGAGCGGTTTATTTCATCCGGAGATACCCAAACTGGTTTGAAGTATCTCAACCAGGCGTTACCGCTTCTGCAAAAACTTGAGGATCATACCTTCGAAGCCAATACCCGAAACAGCCTGGGGCGGGTGTATTTGCTTCAAGGGAAATTTCAACCGGCGTTGGATGAATTGAAACTTGCGTTGACCCTGGCCACGCAAACCACCAATGTAGGGATGCAATCCATCATCTTAACCAATATTGGAAATCTGTACCGGCTGATTGGCGAACCAACCAAAGCTTTAACCACCCTCAATCAGGCATTGGAACTCTCTCAAGCTGCTGGTGACCGCCGCCAAAGCGCCGGTGCGTTACTGGCACTGGCCAGAGTTCACCAAACGGCGCAAAACTGGTCACTGACTCGCTCGGTCTGCGCTCAGGCCCTTGAGCTGATCAAACAGGTTGGCGTCAAACACCTTGAAGCTGAAGTGTGCCAGATCATTGCGATTGTTGATGATTCAGAAGGAAATATCGCGGCGGCGCAGGAGCAATATCAAAAAGCGCTCACCATTCGGCAAGCCATTGATGACCGCATCGGCACGGGAAATACCCTGATCAATCTGGCTGGGATTCAAACCAAGCTGGGGAACCCCCAAAAGGCACTTGAATATCAACAACAGGCGCTTGAGGTGTTTACCCAGATTGAAGATTCCCAGGGGCAGGTGCGGGCATTTATGGCTCTGGCCCAAACCCAGGCCAGAATCGGCGATACCCAAACCGCCATTACCAGCCTTGAACAGGCGTTGAGTCGCATTGAAGCCCTCAGGTCAAGCATTGCGGATATCGAGAACCGGGCGAGTTTTTTTACCACGGTTCAGGGAACCTTCAAGTTATACATTCACCTTCTGATGCAGCGTGGAATTGGTCACCGCAATTCAGAAGCCATCGCAAAAGCCTTTGAAGCAAACGAGACGTCCCGGGCACGTGGACTGCTCGATTTATTGGCTGCGGCTCAGGCCAAAATCAATGTCGGGGTTGAACCCAAACTGATTGTCCAGGAAGAAGCAATCCGGCAAAAAATGGTAGACCAGTCAGCCTACCTTTCGAGGTTGCTCAACCAAACGAAACCCGATCTTCAAAAAATTGGCATTGTACGTGCAGAAATTCACCGATTGAACAATGAGTACAGGGGGCTTGAAGAAAAGATCCGGGAAAAACACACCCGGTATGCCGAACTGACCCAGCCAATGCCAATTTCAGTGAAAGTATTGCAACAACAGATTTTAGATTCTGAGACCACACTCGTTGAATATTGCCTTGGGGAAGAAGGAAGTTATGCCTGGGTCATTACACAAACCGAAATCCAAGCCTTTCGTCTTCCCAAACAGGGCGACATCGAAGCCCAGGCCAGAGCGTTTTGTCAGGCGCTGTCTTTTCAACCTGGACGAACCCGCGAGTTAAAGCTGGCCAATATCACGCCCATCAAAACTTCGTTGACGAAGGCTGGAAAGGAACTGAGCGAGGCAATTTTGTCTCCAATTCTCCCAGTCTTAAAAACCCGACGGGTGTTACTGGTTGCGGATGGGGCATTACATTTTGTTCCGTTCAGTGCCTTACCCCTTGAAGATACAGCACAGTCCACTCAGCAAAAATCAGGGAAAGCCTCTCCACTTCGAATGTTGGAACGCTATGAAATTGTCAATTTGCCGTCAGCGTCAATTCTTGCCACCCTTCTTTCTGAATCCCACCCTCAAAATCCAACGCACAAGCAACTTGCCATCTGGGCTGATCCGGTTTTTTCAGCCCTCGACCCACGGTTGAACCAGACAAAACGAGAAAACCAACCTGCCACATCAATCCGCCCGCGCAATCAGGGCTCGCTGGTCAATCAGAAAGACCCGCTTCTGCTGGATGAAAGTCCGATTTGGAATGAACTGAAAGAGATTGAAATCCCCCGCTTACCAGGTACCCAAACCGAAGTGCAATTTTTGAAACGGCTTATCCCGGCTTCCAACCTGTTTGTTGCCAGTGGTTTTCAGGCCAATCGGCAGACCTTGATGGAAACTGATTTGAGCCAGTTTCAAATCGTGCATCTGGCGACCCACGGATATGTCAACTCAGAACATCCTGAAAATTCGGGCTTAATTTTTGCGCTTCGGAATGAACAAGGTGAAAAGATCAATGGATTCTTGCCGCTGGCAGATGTCTACCAGTTAAAACTCAATGCCGATCTGGTCGTGCTTTCGGCCTGTGAAACGGGTCTGGGCAAGGTTTTACTTGGGGAAGGTCTGGTGGGGATGACCCGTGGGTTTATGTATGCCGGCACCCGCCGGGTGGTGGTGAGTTTGTGGTCGGTCAGTGACCGGGGAACGGCGGAGTTGATGAAACGCTTTTACCGACGCATGCTGACCCGGCGGGAATCTCCATCGGTTGCGCTTCGTGGTGCGCAACTCGAACTCCTCCACTACACCAAATACAAATCGCCATTTTACTGGGCGCCGTTTGTGATTCAGGGAGATTATCGGTGA
- a CDS encoding RNA polymerase sigma factor: MPNDHDQFTYHFRELYPKLCRFLEGLVGKSACAHDLAQETMLRLFQQSDLIPAEEIRFWVFRVARNLALNELERQRTRSKLSGWVVSLFGSPPRTPEVELVQKEETKLVFSLIGRLPDHQRAALLLREQEEMSYSEIAHVLGVTESKVKIDLFRARMVLREQLIQARHPQNQEHPPARKGAAQ, from the coding sequence ATGCCAAACGATCACGATCAATTCACCTATCATTTCCGCGAACTGTACCCCAAACTGTGCCGCTTTCTGGAGGGCCTGGTTGGAAAGTCGGCCTGTGCCCACGATCTGGCTCAGGAAACGATGCTCCGACTCTTCCAGCAATCAGACCTGATTCCGGCGGAAGAGATCCGGTTTTGGGTTTTTCGGGTGGCTCGAAATCTGGCCTTGAACGAACTGGAACGCCAGCGAACCCGATCAAAGCTCAGTGGATGGGTGGTTTCTCTGTTTGGCTCACCTCCTCGAACCCCGGAAGTTGAACTGGTTCAAAAAGAAGAAACCAAACTGGTGTTTTCGCTGATTGGTCGGTTACCAGATCACCAACGGGCGGCGCTTTTACTCCGCGAACAGGAGGAGATGTCCTATTCCGAGATCGCACATGTGCTTGGGGTAACCGAAAGTAAAGTGAAGATTGACCTGTTTCGGGCCCGGATGGTGCTTCGTGAACAGCTTATTCAAGCTCGTCATCCGCAAAACCAGGAACATCCACCTGCTCGAAAAGGAGCCGCACAATGA
- a CDS encoding DUF692 family protein: MASSFFQTHLQTLPRLGVGISGEYGSASKGIDACGMKELYPELLHFFEYGCDIDRGLDEHVRHWAGLGLPTTYHFLDINLEEKIDSDRHWLTRTQMLASEINAAWLCGDAGRWHFGPRERGHQMLMPPILCEESATQTAESIQWIQSETGRLVLPENPPAVVYLGDMHILDYFGKVADQADCGILLDCAHLSIFQHSRGHSPLTGFDGFPFERVIEIHVAGGTLVESNGFGYVDDTHSPEPIPETWEILEHVVKRASNLRAIVYECEHNVLEACLDNFARLNALFPASNQSLAEVVRL, encoded by the coding sequence ATGGCATCTTCATTTTTTCAAACACACCTCCAAACCCTTCCCCGGCTGGGCGTTGGTATTTCGGGCGAATACGGCTCGGCTTCAAAAGGAATTGACGCTTGCGGAATGAAAGAGCTGTATCCGGAACTCCTTCATTTCTTTGAGTATGGCTGTGATATTGACCGTGGGCTGGATGAACACGTCCGACATTGGGCCGGGTTGGGTCTTCCGACTACATACCACTTTCTGGATATTAACCTGGAAGAAAAAATTGACTCGGACCGTCACTGGTTGACTCGAACTCAGATGCTGGCTTCCGAAATCAACGCCGCCTGGTTGTGCGGAGATGCCGGACGGTGGCATTTTGGGCCCCGTGAACGCGGCCACCAGATGCTGATGCCACCAATTCTGTGCGAGGAATCGGCCACTCAGACGGCGGAGTCCATCCAGTGGATTCAGTCTGAAACCGGAAGGCTGGTTCTGCCGGAAAACCCGCCGGCGGTGGTGTATCTGGGTGACATGCACATTTTGGATTATTTCGGAAAAGTGGCGGATCAGGCAGATTGCGGAATTTTACTCGATTGCGCCCACCTCTCAATTTTTCAACACAGCCGGGGCCATTCACCTCTGACTGGATTTGATGGATTCCCATTTGAACGGGTGATTGAAATCCACGTGGCCGGCGGCACCCTGGTTGAATCCAATGGGTTTGGCTATGTTGACGATACCCATTCTCCAGAACCAATTCCTGAAACCTGGGAAATCCTGGAACACGTGGTCAAACGCGCCTCCAATTTGCGCGCCATTGTGTATGAATGCGAACACAACGTGCTTGAAGCCTGCCTTGATAATTTTGCCCGCTTAAATGCCCTGTTTCCGGCTTCAAATCAGTCTCTGGCGGAGGTTGTCCGGTTATGA
- a CDS encoding universal stress protein, whose translation MKVLMATDGSQDALTAMRAAVRLVRKENSQIQVVCVIPELFQAKSKSRETGEESRRVRDRYRRQISRETRKILDEATGVLAEDGILAEGVMEFGSPANVIVQKAANQDLTVIGALGKYDRTRLGLGPVANRVIESAPGMILVGRELTPEKSLRILVGVDGSEASEQALRRLVAEFNVNSAEITLMHVVETPWIKLGLDRDFLDAPDEWSDPGDQVLHLERELRAEAEMLVDEARRILQPYQVSIDTVIEEGNAATELLGQVENGDYDLIVLGATGLTDLRHGLVGSVSSKVAWTASCSVLIVKTSA comes from the coding sequence ATGAAAGTGCTTATGGCGACCGATGGATCACAGGATGCGCTGACTGCGATGCGGGCAGCCGTCCGGTTAGTGCGAAAAGAAAACAGTCAGATTCAGGTGGTGTGTGTCATTCCTGAATTGTTCCAGGCAAAGTCGAAGTCTCGTGAAACGGGCGAGGAATCGCGGCGGGTGCGTGATCGCTATCGCCGACAAATTAGCCGCGAAACCAGAAAAATACTGGATGAAGCGACGGGCGTTCTGGCTGAAGACGGAATTTTGGCTGAAGGAGTGATGGAGTTCGGCTCGCCGGCCAATGTTATTGTTCAAAAGGCAGCCAACCAGGATCTGACGGTGATCGGAGCACTGGGGAAATATGATCGAACCCGGCTCGGGTTGGGTCCGGTGGCGAATCGGGTCATTGAATCAGCCCCAGGGATGATTCTGGTCGGACGTGAACTGACTCCCGAAAAATCCTTGAGGATTCTGGTCGGGGTTGATGGTTCAGAAGCTTCGGAACAGGCGCTCAGGAGACTGGTGGCTGAATTTAATGTGAATTCAGCCGAAATCACACTGATGCACGTGGTGGAAACTCCCTGGATTAAACTGGGCCTGGATCGCGATTTTCTGGATGCTCCTGATGAATGGAGCGATCCGGGTGATCAGGTGCTGCACCTGGAACGTGAGCTTCGTGCTGAAGCGGAAATGCTGGTTGATGAAGCCCGACGAATTTTACAACCCTATCAAGTCTCGATTGATACCGTGATTGAAGAAGGGAACGCGGCAACGGAACTTCTTGGGCAAGTCGAAAATGGAGACTATGATTTGATCGTGCTCGGTGCCACCGGGTTGACCGATTTACGTCATGGGCTGGTTGGGAGTGTTTCAAGCAAAGTTGCCTGGACGGCTTCGTGTTCGGTGTTGATCGTGAAAACATCAGCTTGA
- a CDS encoding zf-HC2 domain-containing protein has translation MNPHCELTEKISLLIDGELAPEETPQVRAHLLVCPICRAAHSQFLELRTSLQTAETPTDFNRQVQVLKTILATDKKPTWRHPLFIPWPALVGLALISFIGGITFQSTITPRDSQSRAPEKQIQPVANPLSARGENRTFARFDRGERAELLVIKQPIKAEVTQ, from the coding sequence ATGAATCCGCACTGCGAGTTGACTGAAAAAATTTCCCTGTTGATTGATGGCGAACTGGCTCCGGAAGAAACGCCACAGGTTCGGGCGCATTTGCTGGTGTGTCCGATATGCCGGGCGGCCCACAGCCAGTTCCTGGAACTCCGAACCAGCCTGCAAACCGCTGAAACACCGACGGATTTCAACCGCCAGGTTCAGGTACTCAAGACTATTCTGGCAACTGATAAAAAGCCCACCTGGCGACATCCGCTCTTCATTCCCTGGCCAGCGCTGGTCGGACTGGCACTGATTTCATTTATTGGAGGAATTACCTTCCAATCAACGATTACTCCGAGGGATAGCCAATCCAGAGCACCTGAAAAACAAATTCAACCCGTTGCCAATCCACTGTCAGCAAGAGGTGAAAACCGAACATTCGCCCGATTTGATCGAGGGGAACGCGCTGAACTGCTGGTCATTAAGCAGCCAATCAAAGCGGAGGTGACCCAATGA
- a CDS encoding NAD(P)-binding domain-containing protein, translated as MVSPDQLKVCVIGAGPSGITAAKNLRQVGITNLVVYEKSHQVGGNWAFSLQQSHSSVFETTHIISSKTLSQYLDFPFPQEYPDYPSHKQLLDYFQSYARQFDLLRFIRFQTEVIAVRPAPNHRWQVTISDGTTDTFDSVLVSNGHHWNPRMPTYPGTFAGQLLHSHDFKTNQPFRDRHVLVIGGGNSACDIAVETSRVSQRTVLSMRRGYYFIPKFMFGLPSDVVNAKLQFLPQSLRTHLLKIGLDFSIGKPELYGLQKPDHKLLQTHPVVNSELLYFIRHGKIHPRPDIARFEGKKVVFMDGRTEEIDVIIAATGFHITFPFFEPNFVDFDGTEVPLYLKIFHADYPTLFFIGLIQPMGCIWPLADLQSKLVANALIGNWHPPANIRELIEWEINHPAYDFVKTPRHSVEVDYHLYSKALLRQIPKDAPAWAISHERRQGNCSSK; from the coding sequence ATGGTTTCCCCAGATCAACTCAAAGTTTGTGTCATTGGCGCCGGCCCATCTGGAATCACTGCGGCGAAGAACCTCCGTCAGGTCGGCATCACAAACCTGGTCGTCTACGAAAAAAGTCATCAGGTAGGTGGAAACTGGGCATTTTCACTTCAGCAAAGCCATTCCAGTGTTTTTGAAACCACCCATATCATCAGTTCAAAGACGCTTTCCCAGTACCTGGATTTTCCATTTCCTCAAGAGTACCCAGATTATCCATCCCACAAACAATTGCTGGACTACTTTCAGAGCTACGCGCGCCAGTTTGACCTGCTCCGCTTTATCCGATTTCAAACTGAAGTCATTGCCGTTCGGCCAGCACCCAATCACCGATGGCAGGTGACAATCAGTGATGGGACCACCGATACCTTTGACTCGGTTTTGGTAAGCAACGGACATCACTGGAACCCACGGATGCCCACCTATCCAGGCACATTTGCCGGTCAACTGCTTCATTCGCATGACTTTAAGACCAATCAGCCGTTTCGTGATCGGCACGTGCTGGTGATTGGCGGCGGGAATTCAGCCTGTGACATCGCCGTTGAGACCAGTCGGGTTTCCCAGCGAACGGTCCTCAGTATGCGGCGGGGCTATTATTTTATTCCGAAGTTTATGTTTGGCCTGCCGTCAGATGTGGTGAATGCCAAATTACAATTCCTGCCACAATCGTTGCGCACCCACCTGCTCAAAATCGGATTGGATTTTTCGATTGGCAAGCCCGAATTGTACGGTCTCCAAAAACCCGATCACAAATTGTTACAGACCCATCCGGTGGTTAATTCCGAGCTTTTGTACTTTATTCGCCACGGCAAAATCCACCCGCGCCCTGACATTGCTCGCTTCGAAGGCAAAAAGGTTGTGTTTATGGATGGCCGAACCGAGGAAATTGACGTCATTATTGCGGCCACCGGGTTTCATATCACCTTTCCATTTTTTGAACCCAACTTTGTTGATTTTGACGGAACGGAAGTTCCACTCTACCTGAAGATCTTTCACGCCGACTACCCAACGCTTTTTTTCATTGGCTTAATTCAACCGATGGGCTGTATCTGGCCGCTGGCTGATCTGCAGTCCAAACTGGTGGCCAACGCGCTGATTGGCAACTGGCACCCGCCAGCAAACATTCGGGAATTGATTGAATGGGAGATCAACCACCCGGCTTATGATTTCGTCAAAACGCCACGTCATTCGGTCGAAGTTGACTACCATCTCTACAGCAAGGCACTGCTCCGGCAAATTCCGAAGGATGCTCCTGCCTGGGCAATCTCACACGAAAGACGTCAAGGGAATTGTTCGTCCAAATAA
- a CDS encoding creatininase family protein, with protein MGQPLAPQTKPTPSSVTNQSSSSPKRPGAFLGELTWPEAESRLKTSPIVIIPFGAGAKEHGPHLPMNADQKVMEYLVQRAVENHPVLVTPPVLHGWFPGFRGFPGTEVADPQVFQKYMFEIAMSLVKVGAKRIVFLNTGIFLATGLPISQTAREIRVQTGVPTLVLSWGDLETPELKALLQQKTGGHADELETSINLYLQPELVHMDRAVVDYENSADKGYPGYKPGLFSRNPQDPQYSTTGITGDPTLATAEKGRKALEIMTAQFMKALDGFSREPLTTK; from the coding sequence ATGGGACAACCCCTTGCACCCCAAACTAAACCAACCCCCAGCTCTGTAACCAATCAATCATCATCCTCACCAAAGCGGCCTGGCGCGTTCCTTGGCGAACTCACCTGGCCGGAAGCTGAAAGCCGACTGAAAACTTCACCGATTGTCATCATTCCATTTGGCGCCGGGGCAAAGGAACACGGTCCTCATTTGCCAATGAACGCTGATCAAAAAGTGATGGAATATCTGGTTCAGCGGGCGGTTGAAAATCATCCCGTGCTGGTCACTCCGCCGGTGCTGCATGGATGGTTTCCCGGTTTTCGCGGATTTCCAGGAACTGAAGTGGCTGACCCGCAGGTCTTTCAAAAATATATGTTTGAAATTGCGATGAGTTTGGTGAAGGTGGGCGCCAAACGGATTGTTTTTTTGAACACCGGCATTTTCCTGGCCACTGGACTTCCGATTTCACAAACTGCTCGTGAAATTCGGGTCCAAACCGGTGTGCCAACGCTAGTTCTTTCCTGGGGAGACCTGGAAACTCCGGAATTGAAAGCATTGCTTCAACAAAAGACGGGCGGTCATGCCGATGAACTGGAAACATCGATCAATCTCTACTTGCAACCTGAACTGGTGCATATGGACCGCGCCGTGGTGGACTACGAAAATTCAGCCGACAAAGGATATCCCGGCTATAAACCTGGGTTATTTTCCAGAAATCCTCAAGATCCTCAGTATTCAACCACTGGCATCACTGGAGATCCCACACTTGCCACGGCTGAGAAGGGACGAAAAGCCCTTGAAATCATGACGGCTCAGTTTATGAAAGCGCTTGACGGATTTTCCAGGGAACCACTCACCACCAAATAA
- a CDS encoding DUF4351 domain-containing protein → MIDHDRLFKELISTFFVDFLDLFVPEVLEYLDVGSLEFLDKEVFTDVTAGECHEVDLVVKGKFQGQPACFLIHVEFQASKLGSFPERMFTYFCRLREKYGLPVYPIVLFSYDEPLVAEPTRFEVRFPDRLVLQFDYAGIQLNRLNWREFLVRKNPLASALMAKMKIAVADRPRVKVECLRLLATLRLDRAKMQMISGFIDTYLNLKGKELTEFQCEMQGIEPDERQEIMEIMTSWKEEGLQQGLQQGLQQGLQQGLQQGKKEGEATVLFLLLQKRIGTISETITHQINELPVAQLESLAIALLDFHTEADLKAWFDANVTSIEGTN, encoded by the coding sequence ATGATTGATCATGATCGGTTGTTTAAAGAACTCATCTCCACGTTTTTTGTTGATTTTCTTGACCTCTTTGTTCCTGAAGTCCTTGAATATCTTGATGTTGGCTCGCTTGAGTTTCTGGATAAGGAAGTCTTCACCGATGTTACTGCCGGTGAGTGTCACGAGGTTGACCTGGTCGTGAAAGGCAAGTTTCAGGGTCAACCAGCCTGCTTTTTGATCCACGTTGAGTTTCAGGCTTCAAAACTGGGAAGTTTTCCGGAACGGATGTTCACCTATTTTTGTCGGTTGCGAGAAAAATATGGCCTGCCGGTGTACCCAATTGTTTTGTTCTCTTATGACGAACCGTTGGTTGCGGAGCCAACTCGCTTTGAAGTCCGGTTCCCTGATCGGTTGGTGCTGCAATTTGACTATGCTGGCATCCAATTAAACCGGCTCAACTGGCGAGAATTTTTGGTGCGAAAAAATCCACTGGCCAGCGCGTTAATGGCAAAAATGAAAATTGCCGTTGCAGATCGCCCACGTGTTAAGGTTGAATGTTTGCGTTTGCTTGCGACCTTGCGGCTTGATCGAGCGAAAATGCAAATGATCTCTGGGTTTATAGATACCTATCTCAATTTAAAAGGAAAGGAACTCACTGAGTTTCAATGCGAGATGCAAGGTATTGAACCTGATGAAAGGCAGGAAATTATGGAAATTATGACCAGTTGGAAAGAAGAGGGCTTGCAGCAGGGCTTGCAGCAGGGCTTGCAGCAGGGCTTGCAGCAGGGCTTACAGCAGGGAAAAAAAGAAGGCGAAGCAACGGTGTTATTTCTTTTGCTCCAGAAACGCATTGGGACAATTTCAGAGACTATCACACATCAAATCAACGAGTTACCTGTTGCCCAACTTGAATCCCTGGCGATTGCCCTCCTGGATTTTCACACTGAAGCTGATCTTAAAGCCTGGTTTGACGCCAATGTGACCTCGATTGAAGGCACAAATTAA